The genomic interval TTGCCGTGGAGGATAGTCTCCTTTAACAGCTAAGCCATTGGAAACAGGCAACTTACAGTAGGTCATTTCCTCCTTGCTTTGTGGTAAGGCCGCAGGCTTCTTGGTTTACAGAAATCATGAACACCTAAAATTTACACCATAATCAACCAAAATACTGTGTACCCTTTTATTGGGATGCTTTGTCGGTGTATATATTTAGCTGTGATCTGGCGCATGTCAACGTGTTAATTCATAGCTGATCGTATGCTTGCCTGCTACACAGCACCATTATACGTCTTGTCCAGCTTTAGCCATTTAATCGATGAGTAGTTGATGTTTGCAAGTAATCACTTCCTGCCAAGGGACTCTGGAAACAATAACGTCTAGCCATGCCATGTGTGAAGAATTCTTATAATTGAATTTGGGAGACAACACACTGAATATATGATGTAACGGCGGAAAAATGGTGCCCAAATATCATGGATGATGGATATATGGTACTGATTTATTTAATAGCGGGATAATTATTTGTTACTGTGCCCTAAATAAGCATACAAAAATGCCAATGGGGCCTTTCACCCACTGCAAACCTGGGAACATAATTAGTAGTCATTGGGGAAGATGTATCAAAAgtggtgcaaagaaaaagtggagtagttgcccatggcaaccaatcaggttgctgctttcattttcccaaAGGACTTTGAAAAATGAGGTGGAATttcattggttgccatgggcaactactccactttacctttgcaccagttttaataTATAACCTAAATTCTCTTCCCTGCAGTGTTGTCTTCCAAAATCAGTGCATTGACCTTTACTAGTCGTGTGTTTTATTTGATGCTGGAAGTGCATTACAAATTGTCAATAATTCGCCACTTCAACACTAGTCTCCGCATCCATCCATGTTATTTGTGAACGGTAAAGAAAAATGCTTGCAGGGAGACTTGCATTAGAGTATTGTTCCCAGAGATCTAGCTAAAGGAAAGTGGTTAAAGATCTTATTTAAAATGTATGGAAATATGTACCTTCATTTCATTCTATATTTTAACAGACGACCTTCCGAAACCAAAATCCACTGAAGTACTTCCAAAAGGGTCAATCCCAGAGTACACTGCTgccgaggagaaggaggagagtaGACGCTGGCGTATGTTCAGAATTGGAGATCAGGATCATAGGGTGGACATGTCCGCCATAGAACCCTACAAGAAAGTGATCAGCCATGGAGGTAATCTGGACAATGGTATCACTGTGTTTACCTGGCACGCTGTGTGTAATGGATTCATCACGTTTCAAAATCCATAACCAGCATTGTACCCCTTTGACTCCTAACTCGGTCGTTTTCTTATCTTTCTGAACTATGTGgtcgggctttttttttttttttgtttcaatggGGCTTGTTTAGGTGTGTGAAATAAGTTCCCTCTTAAATTAGAAATCGTAGGGAACATCTGGAATTGGGCAAactttttttcacagcactgttatTATAGTGACCTGAATGTACAGATGAATCCTTTGTCACTACACCATTAGAGCAACTCTAGCCCTGTGAATTTAAGCCTACAAATAGCTGTGAGTTATTTATATTTCCTCCTGACCTGCAGAGGCAGCAGGTCATACACAAGAGATGTCAAGAGAGTAATGCTGAGCTAGACCAATATTCAGTCATTTAAGAAAATAGCCTGATAAAGGATCCACTTATACACTAGATAGCCCTTTCCCTCAAAGTGGACATGTCTCGCAACACTCACTGTAGCCAATTCGTTTCCCAAGTCTCTCTTGACTAGTATTAAAGTGTCTCATTTATATTAATGGAGCACTGCTACCTGTAGAACTCCTAAGAAGGATTAGTTATTCAGCAACCGGAGGCTGCCGCTAAATTGCTTTTACTTTTGCACAAAAAAGTATCCCAAAAAAACAGCACACCGCTAAAAGACTGTAGCAGCTTCTCTATGAGCCCATAAGAAGACACGGGTGGAATATATCAAAAGGTTCACGCCAGAGTTGCGCTAAACCTTTTTTACTTTTCTCGCCACTTTACAAAAGTGGTGAGAAAAGGGCCCAGGCTTAGCCAGAGGGGCAGGGACTCCGCCGGAACAACCAAAGTATTATAATTTACGCAAGAAAACTGTCACGAATTAAAGTTCCCAGCTGGCAAAGATTTCAGTCTGTGGGGCCTAGCAAGGTAGATATATATAGTACACAATAAAATGGCAAAAGAACTCTGCCAACACCAATGGCACCTAagcaccataaaaaaattaactaaacatgcattgctgctgaatctacttacaatagtgaggttcttattgcacattttgatcaaattgtgtaagcccacctgccacgacaaggtgacctctatgaggtgtgtccctacgctgctcatacacccagaactgagaataaacctacatatatctggggatggaaggaaccagcattaaactaattaaaatcgccGAGGGCAGAATGGgaagagtgcaagatcaaaaaatctgtttatttatttatttctacttACCTCATCACTCCTCTTCTCTTCTCCCCACCGGGTCCCCTTTGGCTTCCTCTTCATGCCGCAGCTCATCCAAGGTACTGGCGCCGGCAGCCTCATCACCTATGCAATGCAGCACTCAACGTCCTCAGTGCTGCGTCGTCGCATAGGTAGTGGCGCTGCCCGGTGTCCGTACCTTGAATAAGCTGCGATATGAAGAGTGAGCCGGATGGGACCCAGTGGgaagaagaggagcagtgaggtgagtatGTTTGTATTTTATTTGGTGGGTTAAAATGGATGGCACACGGCTAGCCACAATTGTGCCTCATGGCCAtcagaaagatgtgacacatttattaacaggcattCGCCTCTTAATgaatgtgtcgcatcttactcTAGCGACTtggttattaagactggcgtataaaacgccagtcttcATAAATCTGCCCCGCAGACGTTTATACAATTCTTCAGCTTACAGACCATTTACAGAGGTGCATGTATTTTGGGGTGGCAGCATGGGTTTTTAAGTCTTTAAGCCTCACTTCTCTATTTTCAGATCACTCCCACTTGTAAATGGAGTGATTCCCATAAAATGTTAAGGAATTACAGGATAGGGACGGGTCGATCAGTAGATCTGGCTTAGTAAGTTCATCATATTTCTCCAGAAAGTGTCAGTCTGGTgtctaaagtggatctgtcatcaaACATCATACTATGCTGCCTTTTTAAAGGCAACATATTATGGGGACTGGTTCAGTATACTATTGGCCCTAACAGCACAACAAATAAAAATTGTGACGTTTGGCTAGAAGAGCCTAACAAAGAATACAATGGACTCCGTTATCAGTCTTCTGTATTCGCGAGGAGAGCGCTCCCCTCGCCTCTCCCCCCTCTTCTCAGCAGTGATTGCTAAgtatctgcatgtatacacagcagccatcAGCCTGTCAGTCACTGGTGAGAGGGGCGGGGGGAGAGCTTCCCTCCTAAATTCAGTGGACTAATAACTACTGTAGGAATCCATTGTATTCTTTGTTAGGCTCCATTAACCAAAAGGCAAAATAATAGGATTTTTGTGCCGTTTGGTCTAATACTAGAGCGGTAGTatgatgacagatccactttaactaGACATTAGCTCAGATACCATGTATATGAATTATTGTATGCCACAAAAGTAGTGTTAGGGTCTTAATAGATCTGGGGCCCTGGGCAAGTGACAACCACTGCACACATATGCTACTAGCATATTTGTTACTACCTATGCACACCAGCTAATATGCCATGACCCCAATGCTCTTCTTGGCATGTCAATACTGAGCCTATTCTATAAACGGTGTGGTCAGTCGGGACTAGGTGCAATATTTGTGAAAAGGACGCTGGCGGACTTGAGGAGAACTACTCTCTATCAATCCATGGTGCTGAGTATTCCAGAACCTATTCTAGTATTAATGATGGAATTACCTCTGTAAGACCCAGAAATGAAGCCTCCCAGTCCATTGTACATTTTTTGGAATGAATGGACTACTGTACATCCACCTAAGGAAGGAGACCGGCTCAATTTTAGGAGGCACATGGTTCTATAATCCATGCAGATTTTGTGGCTGCCTGTAAATTTTTGCATTGAAAACATTTCATTTGATAACCTCTTTAACACGTTCACTGTCAAGTACATGTCTTTAAATTCTTGCTGCAACTAAAATAGAAGGGCTTGGATCTTGGATTATATTAGCTTTCAAGCAATACCAGGATCAATGCTCTAGGGGCAATAATCTGGGTGCAGCATTCATTTGAAGTCGGATACAGattgaaaagtttttttatttcctggctctgTGCTGCACGTGAAATCAGAAAGCAACAACACCGCCTGATTCAGTCATCTCTCCCTTGTACAGCCTTCCAACTTACCTTCATGTTATTACCCTCTCTTaccaattaaagggtaactaaacttttataaagcttttcacatgtcatagtgacacgtcagaagttttgataagtgggggtctgagcactgagaccgctAAAGCGAAGCGGTAGAAGCACTCAGGAGAGGGCTTTTGTTTCTGCTCGGGCTTTCCTCAGAAGGCTGACTGAGAGGTGTACCGGCTCAAAAGAAAGTCTGAGGCCATACACCGCACACTCTGCTTTTCGAGTAAAGCCAAtacgaaacaaagcggcacagtgctcactTGAGCACTTCTGCTTAGTTTTATTGAGAAGTGGGGTACAGCGCTCGGACCTCAACTGATAAAACGTATGACCTGTCACTATAAAATGTCAAAAGTTGAATAAAAattttgttacactttaaagagaataagTCCTTTTTTTGCCAACTATAGGGGGTTAGATGATCACTTACACATCGAATAGCCCCCTGCTCCTATTTAGGCCATTTTGTCAACAATGTGACTCAAATGCTTACTGGCATCTGGATCACAtagatttttggtctcttcagttCTGAGGATTTTGTGAAGCTATATGCATGTTGACATAGACATAAGTGTATGAACACATCTTCCACATCTTGAAAATTTTTAGTAGGTGTTGAGCATTTCGGGCTTTGCTTGGGTGAGACTTCTGGCCACAAACATAAAtttgtattcctttttttttccacaatataTATCctattgatgcaaaattgcattaaagcgcccatgagtgtaaagtgcttagggcccattcacatcagcgttgttttCCGTTGAgtgtttccgtcagaggaacccctcaatggaaaggcaaacggaaaccataggttccgtttgcattaccattgatttcactggtaatgcttctgttgcttaTGGTacaccgttgtgtaaggtttaCGTTTATTTTGGCGGGATCACTAGCGCAGTCAAATGAgtgggttcctccaacggaaaggtccgacggaacccctcaatggaaaccaacgctgatgtgaacacagcctccgTGGCCTTTTCACAATGTGACCGtgtctactttaaaaaaatatatggtataacgttatttttttattttataattcttTAATGTATCTGAAATTTTTTCCTACACCACTGCAGGTGAACGCTTTGGGCATACACTTTAGATGTTTGTCCATGTATGCCACCTATTTCTAGATTTTCTGACAGGCCAATTTGCATGGGCGAGTCTTATCCCCTTACAATGCCAACTGGGGATGAATTTTAACCCATCTTATTTTTGTTCCTGGTAGGTATGTGGTATCTGAGGTGTCTCGCAGCCACTTATCTCCCTCTTACTACTGAAATAACATTAAGCCGTGCTAAACATCTATGTTTATGGGTAGTGTTTGGGGAAAATGGCATTCCGTCAATAGTTTggctaaggcctctttcacatctgcgttgaagaCTCCgtcaggggcctccgtcgcagatccggccaagATTACTGCAGACGATAGCGCAGCATACTGCGCTATAGTCTCCGGTAAAATCATGGCTACACCGACGGAACCTATTATTAAAGTCCATGGGTTCTGCCGGCGGTATCCGTTGTGCAATGGAACAGTTGCTTcccttcccttgttctgctcctctggcagagcagaacaacagaacacaCCGACGAAGGTGTGAACTAAACCTAAGATCTATCTGGATGGACCGCTCACGGTTGATATAATAGTTTTCAATAAATGAAATTTACTTGCTACATGTAAAACattataaaaatgtaaacaaaaacataatggttatatacatttcttctcttttggaaATTGATAGCCAAACTTCTCTGTTTTTAGGTTACTATGGAGATGGCCTGAATGCCATTATTGTATTTGCTGTGTGCTTTATGCCAGACAGCAGTCAACCAAACTATCGATATCTAATGGACAATCTCTTCAAGTAAGTATTTGTGCGCTGAAGATATATGAAAAatggaaatgttttgttttttttttttcactttttttgtgtttcaatcatttttattgaaggttttcAAATAACAAACAATACAAGTAGCAACCCGGGGCAGTCTCCATAAATAGAACtgtaacaggcaaatatataccgAATATTGCTACATGTCAAGagaaaagagggggaggggatacaaaagTGAAGGGAAAGAaagagggggaagagaagggaaaGGGAAGAGAATGAGGGTCGAGTATCCTAGAGGCAAAATAAACCTAAGACATCGTCCCTAGGTATCTGAGCCATGGCTGCCAAACTTGAAGGAAGAGTTCTTCCTTATCtgagaccatacagtgtaatcGATCATTCTCCATAATCCAATTCAACTTAGTCTTAACCAAATGAAGAGGAATCACAGGGCTCTTCCAAGATGTGGCTATATCCAGAAAGAGAAAGGatacaaatttatgagaggccTTAGACAAGCCAGGGACGGTCTCATGAAGTAATGCCTGTGTCGGAGACCAAGTCAAAATAATCTGAGTTATGGAATTGAACATATTAAAGATTCTCCGCCAAAATCGGCGTACCTTAGGGCAACCCCACCATACATGTAAAGGCTCTCCCACACATCCACAGTATCTGAAGCACAACGATGAGGAAGCAGGGAACATCTTGGCCAGTCTAGAGGGAACTAGATACCATCGTAAAAATACTTTATAATACTTTATAATTGGCTTCAACCAACGAAGCATTAATAGAAATTTTCACAGTACGTTCTGCCATATCCTGCTATTCCCTTACAGtaaaggatgtttttttttttcactttcttaaCACTTGTTTTGGCAGGTATGTTATTGGAACTTTGGAAATGCTAGTTGCAGAGAACTACATGATCGTTTATTTAAATGGAGCAACAACCAGGAGAAAAATGCCAAGTCTTGGGTGGCTCCGGAAATGCTATTATCAAATTGATAGACGGTAAGACTGATTTTTAAGGAGGACCTGTCATGTGTGTGcgttttttgtggggttttttttgtttagttttttaaAACCGCATACCTCTCCTCCTTTTTTCCTGGTATCCTCACgattccttcactgtaactttttttttttttaaaaatttggaGACAAATATGTTCTTGAAACTGTAAATTATTAATAGGAAAATACCCTACATTTAGTTTTATATGGAAGTTGACATGGAGTGGATTTGTTGATTTCATTATtagatattatacactatataaatGAGAAGGACAGGAAATCCTTCAATGTCACCTAGTAACATTATGCATTATTTCCTCCAGAGTGGGTTGATCTAATGATTGTTTCATGGCATGCAGCAAAGTGCCACAAGGTACATTTGTCACCCATCTACagcataggtgataattgttagaTCACTTGGagacccactgctgggacccccaccaattactaATATGGGGGTCCCGAGTCCTCCATGAGTCAACAGGAAATTTAGTCTGGCAATAAGACCTTTGATATACATCCATAGAAAGCAACTCCCGGTCAGGAGCCCGTACCAGATTTCTATTTGTGCTGGTTACCTGACCCCTGGGACTTTTCCTGTCCAACAAGTAAAAGGTCATGTAAACTGATTTTGTTTGAACTATAAcataatgtttctttttttaaggcTACGGAAAAACCTGAAGTCACTCATTATAGTCCATCCTTCCTGGTTTATAAGAACATTGCTAGCGATTACCAAGCCTTTCATTAGGTAATGAAGAGCGATTCATATTTTGTAAAATTCTTCTTCTGCATTTTCAGTCATTGTTAATTCTTGTTTGTTCTCTCTCCTTTTTGACTGTCTTTTTGTTTCTTCCATCTACAGCTCAAAATTCAGTCAGAAGATTAAGTACGTCTTCAGCCTGGTCGAATTAGCGGATCTTATTCCTATGGAGTATGTTGTCATACCGGAGTGCATAAAAGAGTATGTGATATTTAATTATGTATATGAACTGCAACAATGTTGCATGGTGGACTTTTACTGAACAAATGTTTCCCTTTTCGCAGTGTTCCCCAGCCTTTGGCTCGCTAGCTATTGAAAATATAACTCCTAGCATGCCATGGCAGCtgcatgctggtacttgtagttttgcaacagctagaGAGCCACACGTTGAAGGACCACTGCTGTATAACTATGGTTGAAAACTGTTTTTACTACATTGAATATAGAGAATGATgtggtgtttttgtgttttaatgCTGTGTTATGATTTTATAGACTTAAAATAGTTCATTGATAACATAATATCCATATTTGCTATTTATATATTCTTACTATGAGAATACAACATTCATAATCGGTACAACACAACATTAAGTAGAGTAATAATAGCAGTTATTATTATTGCAGCATTTTTATTGTTTGCCCcacatgtaaggcttcgttcacatctgcgtcaggactccgttcagggGATCAgtctgagatttccgtcaggggaacccatgaacggaaccctgattaaaacaaacggaaaccataaaaaAATGAAGATGCATACATAGGTAAATATCTCCACAGTAGGTTCCCACACCATACGATCAGTGCTATCCCCCAACACTCGAGGCATGTAGGGTATGTTATCCGTGTGACGTAACGGAGTGTGCACTTACCATATAAGAGTGCCCACGTGACCCTACATAGTGACCTACCCCGTCTGATTCATGTGCTGCCAGCACTTCCTTGCACCATGTGATTTAAAAGAACAACAAAGATGGTTAATACCATTAGGAAGTAGGTGAAATGTCCTTCTAGAGTAAATCGTTTGAAATATAGAGACTCTGCTTTATTGTTTGGATTGTTGTGCTTATTTCTATCAACAGTGATGCTAACCTCAATTCTCCTCAGTCATATATGTTGTCTCGCAGTTGTTTGTTTCTGTTTACTGAATTCCGACTCTTTCCTACTAAGGTATGACGacgcaaaaagtaaaaagaaacacaaaaggTATCTGCACACCTTATGTGGGTTGCACCAAGACAAGTCCATCTGCCCTGCACAAACTAACCTCTCCCTTCTTGGTTGGCTCGGAAAATACCATGTGGCATTAGGAAATACAAACTtgctctgtgtgtgtgtaatatatataatatactagtccttcagaattaattagaatatcatcaaaaagttaatttatttctgtaattcaattcaaaaagtgaaactcttatattatatagattcattactcaccgtgtgatctatttccagcattttttttcttttaatgatcATGGCTaagcgttaatgaaaacccaaaatttcttGTAGAAAATAAGAATATTAAATAACCCAATTTCaataatgatttttaataccgaaatgctggcctactgaaaagtatgtacagtatatgccctcaatacgtggtcggggctccttttacatgaattactgcaccaatgcggcgtggcatggaggcgatcagcctgtggcactgctgaggtgttatcaatgcggcgtggcatggaggtgatcagcctgtggcactgctgaggtgttatcaatgtggcgtggcatggaggcgatcagcctgtggcactgctgaggtgttatcaatgcggcgtggcatggaggtgatcagcctgtggcactgctgaggtgttctcaatgcggcgtggcatggaggcgatcagcctgtggcactgctgtggtgttatggaagcccaggttgctctgatagcggccttcagctcgtctgcattgttgggtctggcgtctcctcttcctcttgacaataccctatagattctctatggggtttaggtcaggcgagtttgctggccaatcaagcgcagtgatactgtggttattaaaccaggtattggtacttttggcagtgtgggcaggtgccaagtcctgctggaaaatgaaatcagcatctccataaagcttgtcagcagacggaagcatgaagtgctcaaaaatttcctgctagatggCTTTTTGATAATCTAATTcgatgagaaggactagtatatatctcAGCCATTTCTGCACATAGGTCCATGTTCATAAATCGGTATCTGGAATTCTTAGTGAATAAAATTATGAAGTCCCAATAGCTATTGCCCAGTTTCCCTTAAATTAGTTTGATGCAATTTCTCCTTGTAAAAATACTGGCGTGCTGCTCAGTAATCTAGAAATCTATTCTGCATGGGCTGTCTTATTATTATTGGCCGTCTGCACACACAATGACCGTTTTCTTCTACACCAGTGCAATGTTTGTATTTGCTGTGCTCGAGTGTTCACGGTTAACCATTACACCTCCGTGGAGAATGTTCCTGATCCCTTCACTTTTTTTCGCCAGCTTTCATGCAACCATTAGGCAGTGACGTACACTTTCCAAtctgtatcatttttttttcctacctttAATTAAATTGCGGTCTCCAAATTGCCACAGCTTGCATGAGTAACGTCATATTAACGGAATATTTAATGCCTCATTTAATGAAACACAATCGATTCAAATAATTTCACATGTGACACATTTCAAGAGCTTTTAAGATAATTACTTTCATTTCACCATTCTCTTTATTACTTACAAATTCTCTCACTTATTGAACAGTGTTGCCTTTCATTGATAGACATATATTTCTGCAGAACGTCATCACCACTCGGGGGAGCACAGTAAATACGGATTTATACGTTGAattctatctgtattctgtgtgcGCCCTCTTAGTGGCATCCTGAAAAAATGTATACAGTAAATAAACTGCCATATGCGGAGATAGTTGGGGAAACAGCTGTGTGAAAGGAACGGAGTTCCCCCAGTTACAatataatattaaaggggtattttgtttttatagaataggaaatcatatcgttttttctaataaacaatgtattagaaattctgctcacatactttTTCTTCTAACCGTGTAGTTGTCTCTGTCTAACAGAAAAAATGGTATAGCTCCCAGATTAGTCCATAGTAAAGCATTCATGGGCtaactgaatggactaaacaTGGCGTCTGTCATGTGACCTCTCCCACTCACACACACGTCATGTGACCACttgcattcaggtaacactgtccaggtatctaagaggttaaggccttatttacacgagcgtagttcacgtccgtgatactagcgtgaaaatcacgcacgtcgcacggacctctgttagtcaatggggccgttcagacagtccgtcatTTTcacgcgtttgtccgctgcgtaaaactcacgtcatgtcctatacttgggcgttttccgcgcatcacgcacccattgaagtcaatgggtgtgtgaaaatcgcgcacagcacatggaagcacttccgtgtgtcgcgcgtgattcgcgctacagttgttaaataaattaagttaaaaaaaatatttaaaaaagcaccacattcattgcagtttttaAGCTTCGAAACCGTGTGTcggaaggatggcatatgcgtgaaaatcacgcagccacgcaccattcactgatgacacacagaactgcaacgtgcgcaaaacactgcgttttttgcgtgcgcaaaacgcacacgttcgtgtgaatttcgcctaataGTACTTTTTATTGGGGAGCAGAagtttataaattatttctacctacagcaaccACAGTCGGTCGTTCTCTGTGAAAGCAGCTCTTGCATTATTCTTCCTGTCTCCTATAGGtgtgtttctttttgttttttacagttaactttattaacagcatgacatcacctagagacaggcagccatgttatacatc from Rhinoderma darwinii isolate aRhiDar2 chromosome 3, aRhiDar2.hap1, whole genome shotgun sequence carries:
- the BNIP2 gene encoding BCL2/adenovirus E1B 19 kDa protein-interacting protein 2 isoform X1, encoding MIHGDGPADMSAEEPDVRDAEQDTFSGSFDKAESVATTEARLRMEGVELKEEWQDEDFPRPLPEDDHIEGDFLSGTDGMPVPSPVEINGSKKAKKKLMAPNLSLTLDRSDGSILSEDFDESGDLDLDDLDTPSENSNEFEWEDDLPKPKSTEVLPKGSIPEYTAAEEKEESRRWRMFRIGDQDHRVDMSAIEPYKKVISHGGYYGDGLNAIIVFAVCFMPDSSQPNYRYLMDNLFKYVIGTLEMLVAENYMIVYLNGATTRRKMPSLGWLRKCYYQIDRRLRKNLKSLIIVHPSWFIRTLLAITKPFISSKFSQKIKYVFSLVELADLIPMEYVVIPECIKEYDDAKSKKKHKSIDKDLNKKTEDKTNEQ
- the BNIP2 gene encoding BCL2/adenovirus E1B 19 kDa protein-interacting protein 2 isoform X3 — protein: MEGVELKEEWQDEDFPRPLPEDDHIEGDFLSGTDGMPVPSPVEINGSKKAKKKLMAPNLSLTLDRSDGSILSEDFDESGDLDLDDLDTPSENSNEFEWEDDLPKPKSTEVLPKGSIPEYTAAEEKEESRRWRMFRIGDQDHRVDMSAIEPYKKVISHGGYYGDGLNAIIVFAVCFMPDSSQPNYRYLMDNLFKYVIGTLEMLVAENYMIVYLNGATTRRKMPSLGWLRKCYYQIDRRLRKNLKSLIIVHPSWFIRTLLAITKPFISSKFSQKIKYVFSLVELADLIPMEYVVIPECIKEYDDAKSKKKHKSIDKDLNKKTEDKTNEQ
- the BNIP2 gene encoding BCL2/adenovirus E1B 19 kDa protein-interacting protein 2 isoform X2; its protein translation is MIHGDGPADMSAEEPDVRDAEQDTFSGSFDKAESVATTEARLRMEGVELKEEWQDEDFPRPLPEDDHIEGDFLSGTDGMPVPSPVEINGSKKAKKKLMAPNLSLTLDRSDGSILSEDFDESGDLDLDDLDTPSENSNEFEWEDDLPKPKSTEVLPKGSIPEYTAAEEKEESRRWRMFRIGDQDHRVDMSAIEPYKKVISHGGYYGDGLNAIIVFAVCFMPDSSQPNYRYLMDNLFKYVIGTLEMLVAENYMIVYLNGATTRRKMPSLGWLRKCYYQIDRRLRKNLKSLIIVHPSWFIRTLLAITKPFISSKFSQKIKYVFSLVELADLIPMEYVVIPECIKDIDKDLNKKTEDKTNEQ